TATCAGTTAATGTCGGGCATAGAATTGCGGCCAGGCGCACCCCGCCGCTTCTCGTTCTATAATCAGGTATTCTAACGATAGCGATGGCCACAAAAAAACGCTATCTTTTGTAGGGTTTTACGATTTCGCATTCTCCCTGCGCTCAATCAGCGGTTGCTGATGGATAATTAAGCAAAAAATGGCCGTTGTTAACGTTTTCTCACTATTTTGTAGTAATAAAAGCCCTATCCCCACTTTTTTATCAGGCCATTTTGGGGAATACTGTAAAGATTGAACGATTGAGGACACCATTCGGTCAGCATTATTATGCGGTTATTTATTACGCTTTTTTTATTATTTTTCAGTAATCTGTTTTTTAATCTGGCACAGGCTACGCCTCACAGTAACGCTGTTTTACCACGCAAAAGCGGTGTGGCGACGGCGAATAAAGCCGTGGATGATGCTAAAAAAAATAAGACGGCGAAAAGTGCTAAAAAAAGCGCCAGTGCCACACCGGCCAAACCAGCACAAAAACACACAACAGCATCGGCTAACACCGCCAGCCACACGACTGCCACCTCACACACCAAAGCAGCCACAGGCAAAGCAGCTGTAGCTTCGACAGCCGCACGCAGTCACACGGCCAGCAACAGTAAAAAAGATAAAAAAGAAGAGAAAGGTTCTGTTGCTAAATCATCACAACCTGCGGGCAAAAACGCTAAGAAAACCCTCACTGAACAGGCAAAAAATGCGCACACGCAGCCGACAAAAGTCGCTCACGCCAGTGCCAAACACCCGAACAGCGAGCCACACTCTGGCTCCGGGCATACCACGGCAAAAAACCAAAAAGGCAAATCTGCCACTACGCATACAGCGACACTAGCCGCCAATGCCCATCATGGTAAGAATAAAAACGATAAGATGAGCAAGTCAGGCATAGCCATGAACCCGGCACACCAAAAGCGCTATCAGCACGCCAAGCAAACGGCAATGAATAAGCTCATGAGCCAGATTGGCAAACCTTATCACTGGGGGGGACGACACCCTATTTCTGGTTTTGATTGCAGCGGGCTGGTGTATTACGCCTACAAAGACGTGGTGAAAATTTCCATTCCACGAACGGCCAACGAAATGTTCCATTTACGCGATGCCGCCCCCATCAAGAAGAGCGAACTCGAAAGCGGCGATTTGGTGTTCTTTCGGATAACAAATCGTGGTGCAGCAGATCACGTTGGCGTTTATCTTGGTAATGGCCGCTTTATTCAATCGCCCCGAACTGGCTCTGACATAAAAATCAGCAAGTTAAGTGAAGATTATTGGCAGGATCACTACGTAGGCGCTCGCCGTGTGGTTACGCCAAAAACCATGCGCTAATGACACCACTGTCATAACTCTACCGCCAGCCCCC
This sequence is a window from Dickeya aquatica. Protein-coding genes within it:
- a CDS encoding C40 family peptidase, which encodes MRLFITLFLLFFSNLFFNLAQATPHSNAVLPRKSGVATANKAVDDAKKNKTAKSAKKSASATPAKPAQKHTTASANTASHTTATSHTKAATGKAAVASTAARSHTASNSKKDKKEEKGSVAKSSQPAGKNAKKTLTEQAKNAHTQPTKVAHASAKHPNSEPHSGSGHTTAKNQKGKSATTHTATLAANAHHGKNKNDKMSKSGIAMNPAHQKRYQHAKQTAMNKLMSQIGKPYHWGGRHPISGFDCSGLVYYAYKDVVKISIPRTANEMFHLRDAAPIKKSELESGDLVFFRITNRGAADHVGVYLGNGRFIQSPRTGSDIKISKLSEDYWQDHYVGARRVVTPKTMR